The Streptomonospora litoralis genome window below encodes:
- a CDS encoding DODA-type extradiol aromatic ring-opening family dioxygenase, with product MAETTGRIVGAFTASHSPGITAWPERAEPAKREAVESAFTEVRRRIDELAPDAIVAVSVEHFTNFHLGNLPAFAVATSDSYLGPVTEEMGEFLNVAQRQYPGHSALGRHVYEFALQSDFDPALVEGGLEFDENFCVPFKHLDPESKHPLVPIIVNGVNPPWPTVSRCHDFGRMIRRAVEAQTAAQRVVVVATGGLSHWVGLPESGKVNEEFDRDFIARFESADESRLLDYTAEEIDAAGNGAHEIRTWLVAAGAVQVPFDVLAYEPVPEWLTGTAVAAARL from the coding sequence ATGGCCGAGACCACCGGACGTATCGTGGGTGCGTTTACCGCTTCGCACTCACCCGGTATCACAGCATGGCCTGAGCGCGCGGAGCCCGCTAAGCGCGAAGCGGTGGAATCGGCGTTCACCGAGGTTCGGCGGCGAATCGACGAACTCGCGCCGGACGCGATCGTCGCCGTATCCGTCGAGCATTTCACCAATTTCCACCTGGGGAACCTCCCCGCATTCGCCGTCGCGACGAGCGACTCCTACCTCGGGCCGGTCACCGAGGAGATGGGAGAGTTCCTAAACGTAGCGCAGCGGCAGTACCCCGGGCACTCCGCGCTCGGCCGGCACGTGTACGAGTTCGCCCTCCAGTCGGATTTCGACCCCGCCCTGGTGGAAGGCGGACTAGAGTTCGACGAGAACTTCTGCGTCCCCTTCAAGCACCTCGATCCCGAGTCGAAGCACCCCCTCGTGCCCATCATCGTCAACGGGGTCAACCCGCCCTGGCCGACCGTGAGCCGCTGCCACGACTTCGGACGGATGATCCGCCGCGCGGTCGAGGCGCAGACCGCGGCCCAGCGGGTCGTCGTCGTCGCCACGGGCGGCCTGTCCCACTGGGTGGGCCTACCGGAGTCGGGCAAGGTCAACGAGGAGTTCGACCGCGACTTCATCGCCCGGTTCGAGAGCGCGGACGAGAGCCGCCTCCTCGACTACACCGCCGAGGAGATCGACGCAGCAGGAAACGGCGCCCACGAAATCCGGACGTGGCTCGTGGCGGCGGGCGCCGTCCAGGTGCCGTTCG
- a CDS encoding TetR/AcrR family transcriptional regulator yields MTTGDAERAGRRPGGRRPGQSGTKAAILAAAREQFAAKGYAGATFRGIAAEAGVDPALVRHFYGTKDQLFAATLHIPEEVLYRIQRAFDGDLDHLGERFARAYLGLWEDPQTGPALKAMMRTALTSEQTADLLRDFLQTRILEQVASRLGSDRPRLRSSLAGANVVGVAVARHVARVEPLASLAFDDMVALLAPNLQHYLTGDLPEHARER; encoded by the coding sequence ATGACCACGGGGGACGCGGAAAGGGCCGGCAGGCGGCCGGGCGGGCGCAGGCCCGGGCAGAGCGGTACCAAAGCGGCGATTCTGGCCGCGGCCCGCGAGCAGTTCGCCGCCAAGGGCTACGCCGGCGCCACCTTTCGCGGCATCGCCGCCGAGGCCGGTGTCGACCCGGCCCTGGTGCGCCACTTCTACGGCACCAAGGACCAGCTGTTCGCGGCCACGCTGCACATCCCCGAGGAGGTGCTGTACCGGATCCAGCGGGCCTTCGACGGTGACCTCGACCACTTGGGGGAGCGGTTCGCCCGCGCGTACCTCGGCCTGTGGGAGGACCCGCAGACCGGACCCGCGCTGAAAGCGATGATGCGCACCGCCCTGACCAGCGAGCAGACCGCCGACCTGCTGCGGGACTTCCTGCAGACCCGCATCCTGGAGCAGGTCGCCTCCCGGCTGGGGAGCGACCGGCCGCGCCTGCGGTCCTCCCTGGCCGGCGCCAACGTCGTCGGCGTGGCGGTGGCCCGCCACGTGGCCCGCGTCGAACCGCTGGCCTCGCTCGCCTTCGACGACATGGTGGCCCTGCTCGCGCCCAACCTGCAGCACTACCTCACCGGCGACCTCCCCGAACACGCGCGCGAGCGCTGA